In Bradyrhizobium sp. G127, one genomic interval encodes:
- a CDS encoding ABC transporter ATP-binding protein, which yields MIAAIMLTVRDLAKSYRTSEEQLAVLRGVDLTLAAGESVALTGESGSGKSTLLHLIAGLDKADAGEIWLDGTQVSGLSDSARAAVRRDRLGLVFQQFNLIPSLQVGDNLAFQARIAGRYDAAWQDELIARLGLAALLDRYPEQLSGGQQQRVAIGRALAIKPLLLLADEPTGNLDEATADDVLSLARDLVARTGCGFLMVTHSERLAATLDRQVHLHAGRIT from the coding sequence ATGATCGCCGCGATCATGCTGACCGTACGCGATCTCGCCAAATCCTACCGGACGTCGGAAGAGCAGCTTGCGGTTTTGCGAGGCGTCGACCTGACGCTGGCCGCGGGCGAGAGCGTGGCGCTCACCGGTGAATCCGGCAGCGGCAAGAGCACGCTGCTGCATCTGATCGCAGGACTCGACAAGGCCGACGCCGGCGAAATCTGGCTCGACGGCACGCAGGTGTCCGGCCTGTCCGACAGCGCGCGCGCGGCGGTGCGGCGCGACCGGCTCGGGCTTGTATTCCAGCAGTTCAATCTCATTCCCAGCTTGCAGGTCGGTGACAATCTCGCGTTTCAGGCGCGGATCGCAGGCCGTTACGATGCCGCCTGGCAGGACGAATTGATTGCGCGGCTTGGACTGGCTGCGCTGCTCGACCGTTATCCCGAACAGTTGTCTGGCGGCCAGCAGCAACGCGTCGCCATCGGGCGGGCGCTGGCGATCAAGCCGCTGCTGCTTCTCGCGGACGAGCCGACGGGAAATCTCGACGAAGCCACCGCCGACGATGTGTTGTCGCTGGCCCGCGATCTGGTCGCGCGCACCGGCTGTGGCTTCCTGATGGTGACGCACAGCGAGCGGCTGGCTGCGACGCTCGATCGGCAAGTGCATCTCCATGCGGGGCGGATCACATGA
- a CDS encoding TAXI family TRAP transporter solute-binding subunit yields the protein MKRTTKITAALAFALSAGLALSAYAQQKTMAIGTGGTGGVYYPLGGAIANVLSKSLPNVQATAEVTGGSVDNLKLIGTGKNELGFTMADAALDAYKGEDKFKSGKIPLQALLVVYPNRMHVVTVESTGIKTMADLKGKRVSTGSPGGATEVMAFRVIEAAGLDKDKDMKRERLGVAESVNAIKDGKIDAFFWVGGIPTASVTDLAATPGVKLRLIDHADVVDKMNAKYGKLYSAGVIKAGSYPGYDVDNKMAEVWNIIVTGDKMSNDDAYNIVKTLVEKKADIVAVHKEAESFSLDNQVQDRSPVPFHPGAMKYFKEKGKGG from the coding sequence ATGAAAAGAACGACAAAAATAACTGCGGCGCTTGCGTTCGCGCTGTCCGCCGGACTGGCGCTGAGCGCATATGCCCAGCAGAAGACGATGGCAATCGGGACCGGCGGAACCGGCGGCGTCTACTATCCGCTCGGCGGCGCAATCGCCAACGTGCTGTCCAAGAGCCTGCCGAACGTGCAGGCCACGGCCGAAGTCACCGGCGGCTCGGTCGACAACCTCAAGCTGATCGGCACCGGCAAGAACGAGCTCGGCTTTACCATGGCCGACGCAGCACTCGACGCCTACAAGGGCGAGGACAAGTTCAAGAGCGGCAAGATCCCATTGCAAGCCCTGCTCGTGGTCTATCCCAACCGCATGCATGTCGTGACAGTCGAAAGCACCGGCATCAAGACGATGGCCGATCTCAAGGGCAAGCGCGTCTCAACCGGGTCACCGGGCGGCGCGACCGAAGTCATGGCCTTCCGCGTCATCGAAGCCGCCGGCCTCGACAAGGACAAGGACATGAAGCGCGAGCGGCTCGGTGTCGCCGAATCCGTCAACGCCATCAAGGACGGCAAGATCGACGCCTTCTTCTGGGTCGGCGGCATTCCGACCGCATCGGTAACGGACCTTGCAGCAACGCCCGGCGTCAAGCTGAGGCTCATCGACCACGCCGACGTCGTGGACAAGATGAACGCGAAGTACGGCAAGCTTTACAGCGCTGGCGTCATCAAGGCCGGATCGTATCCGGGCTACGACGTGGACAACAAGATGGCCGAGGTCTGGAACATCATCGTCACCGGCGACAAGATGAGCAACGACGACGCCTACAACATCGTCAAGACGCTGGTGGAAAAGAAGGCCGACATCGTCGCCGTACACAAGGAAGCCGAGAGCTTCTCGCTGGACAACCAGGTGCAGGACCGCTCGCCGGTACCGTTCCATCCCGGTGCGATGAAGTACTTCAAGGAGAAGGGCAAGGGCGGCTAG
- a CDS encoding MexW/MexI family multidrug efflux RND transporter permease subunit has product MAFTDIFIKRPVLSLVVSLLILLIGFKAATSLGIRQYPKLSNTVVTITTSYPGASPDLMQGFITQPLEQAVASAEGVDYITSSSVQGTSTISVYIKLNVDPNSALTEVSSKVSSVRYLIPRESNDPVITKSTGQTTAVMYLGFASDELSGPQISDYLARVIQPILSTVDGVASADILGAQTLATRIWLDPARMAGRNVSPDDVAAAIRANNFQAAAGQTKGYLIVSNVTTNTDLRSIDQFKRMTVKAKDGGFVRLEDIATVELGAQSTDSSVSLSGQQAIFIGVQSTPQGNPLNIVKGVRALFPEIERNLPPSLKMRVAYDSTKFIQSSIDEVRNTLIEAVIIVVVVIFLFLASVRSVVIPVVTIPLSLVGACILMLAMGFTLNLLTLLAMVLAIGLVVDDAIVVVENIHRHLEEGKSPVEASLIGAREIVGPVISMTITLAAVYAPIGFLGGLTGALFREFAFTLAGSVIISGVVALTLSPMMCSVLLKSGSEHGRFAKIVDNVFGKVTDWYGRKLDRSLDYRPITGIFAVTILFLVGFMYMHTNKELAPEEDQGILFSVTKAPQYANIDYSNFYGTKLDNAFASFPETDLRFIINGTNGPANGIAGMILKPWDERKRSSLALKPLVQNELSKIEGVNAFAFNLPPLPGGPGGLPIQMVISTTSGFQAVFEQMDKLKKAARDSGLFIVADSDLAFNQPVVRVSIDRSKANDLGINMAAVGNTLSTLLGGNYVNRFNLEGRSYQVIPQVPRGLRLSPEALEKYYVATTGGRQVPLSTIVTIETMTNPNALTHFNQLNSATFQAVPMPGVTVGRAVEFLEEQAKQLPAGFSRDYLADSRQYVQEGNQLAVTFVFALIIIFLVLAAQFESLRDPLVILISVPMAISGALIPLFFGLATINIYTQVGLVTLIGLISKHGILMVEFANELQLKEGLDRRAAIEHAARVRLRPILMTTAAMVAGLLPLLTASGAGAASRFSIGIVVVAGMSIGTLFTLFVLPAVYTAIATDHRAAAGSDRAKDIEKYELSLT; this is encoded by the coding sequence ATGGCCTTCACCGATATCTTCATCAAGCGGCCGGTGCTGTCGCTTGTCGTCAGCCTGCTGATCCTGCTGATCGGGTTCAAGGCTGCGACGAGCCTCGGCATTCGTCAATATCCGAAGCTGTCCAATACGGTCGTTACGATCACGACGTCGTATCCGGGCGCGTCGCCGGATCTGATGCAGGGCTTCATCACCCAGCCGCTCGAGCAGGCGGTGGCGTCGGCGGAAGGCGTCGACTACATCACGTCATCGTCGGTGCAGGGCACCAGCACGATCTCGGTTTATATCAAGCTCAACGTCGATCCCAATTCGGCGCTGACCGAAGTCAGCTCGAAGGTCAGTTCGGTCAGGTATTTGATCCCCAGGGAATCCAACGACCCGGTCATCACGAAATCGACCGGCCAGACCACGGCCGTGATGTATCTCGGCTTCGCCAGCGACGAACTCAGCGGCCCCCAGATTTCGGACTACCTCGCGCGCGTGATCCAGCCGATCCTGTCGACGGTGGACGGTGTTGCGTCCGCCGACATTCTCGGTGCGCAGACGCTCGCCACCCGTATCTGGCTCGATCCGGCCCGCATGGCGGGCAGGAACGTGTCGCCCGACGATGTCGCGGCGGCGATCCGCGCCAACAACTTTCAGGCCGCCGCCGGTCAGACCAAGGGCTACCTCATCGTCTCCAACGTGACGACGAATACAGATCTGCGGAGCATCGATCAGTTCAAGCGCATGACGGTGAAGGCCAAGGATGGCGGCTTCGTCAGGCTCGAGGACATCGCGACCGTTGAGCTTGGCGCGCAGAGCACCGATTCCAGCGTGTCCCTCAGCGGTCAGCAGGCGATCTTCATCGGTGTGCAGTCGACGCCGCAGGGCAACCCGCTGAATATCGTCAAGGGTGTGCGCGCGCTGTTCCCGGAAATCGAGCGCAATCTCCCCCCGTCGCTGAAAATGCGGGTGGCCTATGATTCGACCAAGTTCATCCAATCGTCCATCGATGAGGTTCGCAACACCCTGATCGAGGCGGTGATCATCGTTGTCGTAGTGATCTTCCTGTTCCTGGCCTCGGTCCGGTCGGTGGTCATTCCCGTCGTTACCATTCCGTTGTCGTTGGTCGGCGCCTGCATCCTGATGCTGGCAATGGGCTTCACGCTCAACCTGCTGACGCTGCTGGCGATGGTGCTCGCCATCGGCCTTGTGGTCGACGACGCCATCGTGGTGGTGGAGAACATTCACCGGCATCTGGAGGAGGGGAAATCTCCGGTCGAGGCCTCGCTGATCGGCGCGCGGGAAATCGTCGGTCCCGTCATTTCCATGACCATCACGCTCGCAGCCGTCTACGCGCCGATCGGATTCCTCGGCGGGTTGACGGGTGCGCTATTCCGCGAATTCGCGTTCACGCTGGCGGGATCGGTGATCATTTCGGGCGTCGTTGCTTTGACGCTGTCGCCGATGATGTGCTCGGTGCTGCTCAAGAGCGGCAGCGAGCATGGGCGGTTTGCCAAGATCGTCGACAACGTCTTCGGTAAGGTGACCGACTGGTACGGCCGCAAGCTCGACCGCTCTCTGGACTATCGGCCGATCACCGGTATCTTCGCCGTGACGATCCTGTTCCTGGTGGGCTTTATGTATATGCACACCAACAAGGAACTCGCGCCCGAAGAGGATCAGGGCATTCTGTTCTCGGTGACGAAGGCGCCGCAATACGCCAACATCGACTACAGCAACTTCTACGGCACCAAGCTCGACAATGCATTCGCGAGTTTTCCGGAAACTGATCTGCGCTTCATCATCAATGGCACCAATGGGCCGGCCAACGGCATCGCCGGTATGATCCTGAAGCCTTGGGATGAGCGCAAGCGATCGTCGCTTGCATTGAAACCGCTGGTGCAGAACGAGTTGAGCAAGATCGAGGGCGTGAATGCGTTTGCGTTCAACCTTCCGCCGTTGCCGGGCGGGCCGGGCGGCCTGCCGATCCAGATGGTGATCAGCACCACGAGCGGATTCCAGGCTGTGTTCGAGCAGATGGATAAACTCAAGAAGGCGGCTCGCGACAGCGGCCTCTTCATCGTGGCGGATAGCGACCTTGCGTTCAATCAGCCGGTGGTCCGCGTCAGCATCGACCGCTCGAAGGCCAACGATCTTGGCATCAACATGGCTGCGGTCGGCAACACGCTGTCGACGCTGCTGGGCGGCAACTATGTCAACCGCTTCAATCTGGAAGGCCGTTCCTACCAGGTGATTCCGCAGGTGCCGCGCGGTCTGCGGCTGTCGCCGGAAGCGCTGGAGAAATATTACGTGGCGACGACGGGCGGCCGGCAGGTCCCGCTTTCGACCATCGTGACCATCGAGACGATGACCAACCCGAACGCGTTGACGCATTTCAATCAGCTCAACTCTGCCACGTTCCAGGCAGTGCCGATGCCGGGCGTGACGGTGGGCAGGGCGGTCGAGTTTCTTGAGGAGCAGGCCAAGCAACTGCCTGCAGGGTTCAGCCGCGACTATCTCGCGGACTCCCGGCAGTACGTGCAGGAAGGCAATCAGCTCGCGGTGACCTTCGTGTTCGCGCTCATCATCATCTTCCTGGTGCTTGCCGCGCAGTTCGAAAGTCTTCGCGATCCGCTGGTCATCCTGATCTCGGTGCCGATGGCGATCTCGGGTGCGTTGATCCCGCTCTTCTTCGGATTGGCGACGATCAATATTTATACCCAGGTCGGCCTGGTGACGCTGATCGGTCTCATCAGCAAGCACGGCATCCTGATGGTGGAGTTCGCCAACGAACTCCAGTTGAAGGAAGGTCTGGATCGCAGGGCCGCGATCGAGCACGCCGCGCGCGTCCGGTTGCGTCCGATCCTGATGACGACTGCGGCGATGGTCGCTGGCCTCTTGCCGCTGCTCACCGCCAGCGGCGCCGGCGCAGCAAGCCGCTTCTCCATCGGCATCGTGGTCGTTGCCGGCATGTCGATCGGCACGCTGTTCACGCTGTTCGTGCTGCCAGCGGTTTACACCGCAATCGCGACCGACCACCGCGCGGCGGCGGGCTCCGACCGCGCCAAGGACATCGAGAAGTATGAACTTAGCCTGACGTAA
- a CDS encoding TRAP transporter fused permease subunit, with the protein MTTVKTPPGDDPMVISDEALRKAEEFIEADEGATNRLGGLTGQTVTFIAVLMSLFHLYAAYAIVPTQELRYTHVAFTLVLSFLLFPLAARFRNRVRWWDIIPCILAVATIAYALSGGDDFTDRATTPDRWDVVVGIIFIVLVLEATRRTTGLIMPVVAIFFIAYAMLGPHLPAPWTHRGYDLSRLVGHLFITLEGIFGVAVDVSATLIILFTIFGAFLQQSGAGKFFIDFSLALMGGKPNSAGRTVVLSSFLLGGPSGSGVATTVMIGTVAYPMMKKAGFEKNAAGGLLAAGGLGAILSPPVLGAAAFLIAEFLKISYLDVIWMATIPTCLYYLSLLFMVELDAKKFGARDVNFKPEMPLGQMTRRYGFHFISLLAVVFFMVIGYSPALSVFYAILTTFVLSFLRKDTALMPPKLKRALADGSIGALNAATTCAAAGIVVGIVTLTGLGLKFSSIVIAYAGGSLLLTAIYTALIVWIIGLAVPVTASYIICAVIAAPALIKLGVPDYAAHMFIFYYAVLSEVSPPTALSPFAAAAITGGDPYRTTLQSWKYTLPAFLVPFVFVLDPQGVGLLLNIPKNGSWVDIVEISIKTTLGLMALAAAAQGWVLRQTSMIERGLLTLSGLLLVFPSLIEALIEAAIGRDISYTYVPGVLIGLGVLLWQAKGPAIQRPA; encoded by the coding sequence ATGACGACGGTCAAAACGCCGCCGGGAGATGACCCCATGGTCATTTCCGACGAGGCCTTGCGCAAAGCCGAAGAATTCATCGAAGCGGACGAAGGTGCAACCAACAGGCTCGGCGGCCTGACGGGGCAGACAGTCACGTTCATCGCGGTGCTGATGAGCCTGTTTCATCTCTACGCGGCCTACGCGATCGTGCCGACGCAGGAACTGCGCTACACCCACGTCGCTTTTACCCTCGTCCTCTCCTTCCTGCTGTTTCCGCTGGCTGCGCGGTTTCGCAACCGCGTGCGCTGGTGGGACATCATTCCCTGCATTCTCGCCGTTGCGACCATCGCCTACGCGCTGTCGGGCGGCGACGACTTCACCGACCGTGCCACCACGCCCGACCGCTGGGACGTGGTCGTCGGCATCATCTTCATCGTCCTCGTGCTGGAGGCGACGCGCCGCACCACCGGCCTCATTATGCCCGTGGTGGCTATTTTCTTCATCGCCTACGCGATGCTCGGTCCTCACCTGCCCGCACCGTGGACCCATCGCGGCTACGACCTGTCGCGGCTGGTCGGCCATCTGTTCATCACGCTGGAGGGCATCTTCGGCGTCGCGGTCGATGTGTCCGCCACGCTAATTATCCTTTTCACGATCTTCGGCGCGTTCCTGCAGCAGTCCGGCGCGGGAAAATTCTTTATCGACTTCTCGCTGGCTCTGATGGGCGGAAAACCGAACAGTGCCGGCCGCACCGTGGTGCTGTCGTCGTTTCTGCTGGGCGGCCCATCCGGTTCGGGTGTGGCGACGACGGTGATGATCGGCACCGTCGCCTATCCCATGATGAAGAAGGCGGGCTTCGAGAAGAACGCGGCCGGCGGACTGCTCGCCGCGGGCGGCCTCGGCGCGATCCTGTCGCCGCCAGTGCTCGGCGCCGCGGCCTTCCTGATCGCGGAGTTCCTCAAGATCAGCTATCTCGACGTGATCTGGATGGCGACGATCCCGACCTGTCTCTACTACCTGTCGCTGCTGTTCATGGTTGAACTGGACGCCAAGAAATTCGGCGCTCGCGATGTCAACTTCAAGCCCGAGATGCCGCTCGGCCAGATGACGAGGCGCTACGGCTTTCATTTTATCTCGCTGCTCGCCGTCGTCTTCTTCATGGTGATCGGTTACTCGCCCGCGCTGTCGGTGTTCTACGCGATCCTCACTACCTTCGTCCTGAGCTTCCTGCGCAAGGACACGGCGCTGATGCCGCCGAAACTCAAGCGCGCGCTGGCCGATGGCTCCATCGGAGCACTGAACGCCGCCACCACCTGCGCCGCCGCCGGCATCGTGGTCGGCATCGTCACGCTGACCGGCCTCGGCCTGAAGTTCTCCTCAATCGTGATTGCCTATGCGGGCGGCAGCCTGCTGCTGACCGCGATCTACACCGCGTTGATCGTGTGGATCATCGGCCTCGCCGTCCCCGTCACGGCGTCCTACATCATCTGCGCCGTGATCGCGGCACCCGCGCTGATCAAGCTCGGCGTGCCGGACTACGCCGCGCACATGTTCATTTTCTATTATGCGGTGCTGTCGGAAGTCTCACCGCCAACGGCGCTGTCGCCGTTCGCAGCCGCCGCCATCACCGGCGGCGATCCCTACAGGACCACGCTGCAATCCTGGAAATACACCCTGCCCGCCTTCCTGGTGCCGTTCGTGTTCGTGCTCGATCCACAGGGCGTCGGCCTGTTGTTGAACATTCCGAAGAACGGCTCGTGGGTCGACATCGTTGAAATCAGTATCAAGACCACGCTCGGGCTGATGGCACTGGCGGCGGCGGCGCAAGGCTGGGTGCTGCGGCAAACCTCCATGATCGAACGCGGCCTGTTAACCCTGTCGGGATTGCTGCTGGTGTTTCCGAGCCTGATCGAGGCACTGATCGAAGCGGCGATTGGTCGCGATATTTCTTATACTTATGTACCCGGCGTCCTGATCGGATTGGGGGTATTGTTGTGGCAGGCAAAAGGACCGGCGATTCAACGACCGGCCTGA
- a CDS encoding efflux RND transporter periplasmic adaptor subunit, whose product MDAKSSPSHQNPPPSEKTQHKPIRMRRWMIIIGGALVLLVGIIWGFNTFRNHMIAQFFKNNKPPPTVVAVAEAKSEVLPNLLTGVGDLAAVHQVNVTTDVNGRVTEILFTPGAKVKAGDPLLQIFDAPDQSDLASYKAQTLAASLALDRAKTLLAKSFGPQATVDQAQAAYDQANAAVAKTEAIISQKRIKAPFDGELGVRLVELGQYLSAGTQIVSLTDLSQLYLNFTATEKDRSVLNVGQTVRIVVDAYPGRTFEGKITTIEPQISADTRNVRIQATLANPDRILQPGMFASTTVELPPKPAVITVPETAVDYTLYGDSVWLITETKDADGKTSLKTDRTFVKTGSRVHGRVVISSGLKAGDKVVAVGQLKLQSGSAVAISSDPPPPIPAQPPRN is encoded by the coding sequence ATGGACGCCAAAAGCTCGCCCTCCCATCAAAACCCGCCGCCGAGCGAAAAGACGCAGCACAAGCCGATCCGCATGCGGCGCTGGATGATCATCATCGGCGGCGCATTGGTGCTGCTGGTCGGCATCATCTGGGGTTTCAACACCTTCCGCAATCATATGATCGCGCAGTTCTTCAAGAACAACAAACCGCCTCCGACCGTCGTGGCCGTCGCCGAAGCGAAGTCGGAAGTGCTGCCGAACCTGCTCACCGGCGTCGGCGATCTCGCCGCCGTGCATCAGGTCAACGTCACGACCGACGTCAACGGCCGCGTCACCGAGATTCTGTTCACGCCGGGCGCGAAGGTGAAGGCGGGCGATCCGCTGCTGCAAATCTTCGATGCGCCGGACCAGAGCGATCTGGCAAGCTACAAGGCGCAGACGCTGGCGGCCTCGCTTGCGCTGGACCGCGCCAAGACGCTGCTCGCCAAGTCGTTCGGCCCACAGGCAACCGTCGATCAGGCGCAGGCAGCCTACGATCAGGCCAACGCCGCGGTGGCAAAGACCGAAGCCATCATTTCGCAGAAGCGGATCAAGGCGCCGTTCGACGGCGAACTCGGCGTGCGTCTCGTTGAGCTTGGACAATATCTGAGCGCAGGCACCCAGATCGTCTCGCTGACCGATCTGTCGCAGCTCTATCTGAACTTCACCGCGACCGAAAAGGATCGCTCGGTTCTCAATGTCGGCCAGACCGTCCGCATCGTCGTGGACGCTTATCCGGGCCGCACCTTCGAGGGCAAGATCACCACCATCGAGCCGCAGATCAGCGCCGACACCCGCAACGTGCGGATACAGGCAACGCTCGCGAACCCCGACCGGATCTTGCAGCCGGGCATGTTCGCCTCGACGACGGTGGAACTGCCGCCGAAGCCGGCGGTGATCACCGTGCCGGAGACGGCCGTCGACTACACGCTCTACGGTGATTCCGTCTGGCTGATCACGGAGACGAAGGATGCCGATGGCAAGACCTCGCTGAAGACCGATCGGACTTTCGTAAAGACCGGTTCGCGCGTTCACGGTCGTGTCGTGATTTCGAGCGGTCTTAAGGCCGGCGACAAGGTTGTCGCCGTCGGGCAGCTCAAACTTCAATCCGGTTCGGCTGTCGCGATCTCGTCCGATCCGCCGCCCCCGATTCCCGCGCAGCCGCCGCGCAACTGA
- a CDS encoding TetR/AcrR family transcriptional regulator codes for MSTLRLTSDLRREQILEAAKRCFALYGYAGTTTKSVAQAAGISEGLLFKHFSTKAALYAEILSEACEADPELLRLRELKPSTETLVILIREMVSHFMHATEAPDQEDAQRIRLIISSQLTDGDFARLLYDKIGDLIGPIFKASLERAVAAGDAMPVEGEPLNLFWFSHQVVHMIALTMLPAKPSLSYPNAPDFERQICQFILRGIGVTDRAIASYLDAAPPLFEASVRIAESA; via the coding sequence ATGAGCACCCTGAGACTCACTAGCGACCTTCGCCGGGAACAGATCCTGGAGGCGGCAAAGCGGTGCTTTGCGCTGTACGGCTATGCCGGAACCACGACGAAAAGCGTCGCGCAAGCCGCCGGGATTTCGGAGGGGCTGCTGTTCAAGCATTTCTCCACGAAGGCCGCGCTGTACGCCGAGATTCTCTCGGAAGCCTGCGAGGCCGATCCGGAACTGCTGCGGCTGCGCGAACTGAAGCCGTCCACGGAAACGCTCGTCATTCTGATTCGCGAGATGGTGTCGCATTTCATGCACGCCACCGAGGCGCCGGATCAGGAAGACGCCCAGCGCATCCGGCTGATCATATCGAGCCAACTGACCGACGGCGATTTTGCGCGGCTGTTGTATGACAAGATCGGCGACCTGATCGGACCCATTTTCAAGGCATCGCTGGAGCGCGCGGTTGCAGCGGGTGACGCTATGCCGGTCGAAGGCGAACCGCTGAACCTGTTCTGGTTTTCTCATCAGGTTGTTCACATGATCGCCCTGACGATGCTTCCAGCCAAGCCTTCGTTAAGCTATCCCAACGCCCCCGATTTCGAACGCCAGATCTGCCAATTCATCCTTCGCGGGATCGGAGTGACGGACCGGGCAATCGCCTCATATTTGGATGCCGCGCCGCCGCTCTTCGAAGCGTCGGTCCGGATTGCGGAAAGTGCATAA